A section of the Humulus lupulus chromosome 2, drHumLupu1.1, whole genome shotgun sequence genome encodes:
- the LOC133816093 gene encoding probable protein NAP1 gives MTLKSCSPIVGVDVMSFDTEREVLLAWRVVLKENLVLTLFRDEYILLHEEYQLYVLPRILESKRTTKSGRTKQKEADLEYSVA, from the exons ATGACCCTTAAGTCATGTTCTCCTATAGTTGGTGTCGACGTGATGTCCTTTGATACAGAAAGAGAAGTCTTGCTAGCTTGGAGG GTGGTACTGAAAGAAAATCTAGTTCTAACATTATTTAGGGATGAG TATATACTTCTGCATGAGGAATATCAGCTCTATGTTCTACCAAGAATTTTGGAATCAAAGAGGACGACAAAATCTGGACGCACCAAGCAAAAAGAAGCAGATTTGGAATATAGTGTTGCATAG